A segment of the candidate division KSB1 bacterium genome:
TAAGCTCGTCTCCCAATAACAAGTAGCGATTTGGATCAGTGTAAGTTTCTGAAATCCGCAACCTGACGGACTGTCCTTTTTTTACCGGATCAAACCAGATGATAACAACCTCGGTCTCGAGATCGACTTCGCGTCCTATTTCAATGCCCTGTTCTTTGATCTGTTTTCCGGTATATTTTTCAACTTTAAGTTCTTGTCCGGTATCTAGAATGAATGCAGACGGCTCGGATGCTTTGCTGCCTTTGCGTACTATATTTAGATATTTGTCAACCCCTTGCCGGGATTCGGTATAATCATGATATAGAAAGAAAGAATGTGATTCGGGTTGTTTTAGAAAATAGACAATCTCACGATCCTGGAAGGCTCGTTCGCTGAAGGTGTAATCGAGTCTGGCAGATGAGGCAACTGACCTGGTTTGACTTATATTTGTAGCTGATTCTTGCCTGGTTTCGTGCTGAACTTCACTGACTTTATTTATTCGTCGAGGCAGGAGACGGGCACTTACGGTAAAAGGAACAGATGCCGGTCCCCGGTTCATAAAACTAATTCGAATCCGGCCATCTGATTCGGTGCGAACCTGGGAGGGATAGTTACAAGTAATCAATTCATAACCAGAAGGCAATACAACCGAATTACGCTTTATGCCCAAAGATCTGGAAAATACAATACTATTATTATTATCAATGTAATAACTTTTTTTATCCTTATAAGTCTTGTCTATCCGTAGTCGAACCTCTCCGCCTTCAGGAACCGGGCGAGGAAGTTTAATCCTGATATAATGCCTTTCCGGATTGGCTGTTTCGTGGCCGCTACTTTTAGCTGTTGCACCATCCACAACGTCCCATTTTAAATTTACTCCGGACATCAAATCAGAAACACCATGCACGATGGCTTCGCTGCCCTGGCGAATAGAATTGAAGTAATAATTTGCACCAGCTGTGGTTGCGCTTACATCATAATAAATTCGGAAGCTGTTGGATTCAGGATCCAGCAATTCATAGCGGGTATAGGAATCTTTCTGTGTTTGACGAAACGTCTGAGAAATAACGGTATTATTTGAACACAGAATCAAAATAATTACTACGATTACTATATTGAGATAGGATGGTTTTTGCATTCTACTGTTTACTCCTTTTGAGTTTTTGAATCATCAAAATCTATAAAACATTGCTTTTTTATTATTGCTTCACACCAATTATTGCCTTAATTTTTGGCAGAAGAATAATTTTTAATTGGAATGATTTTCTATAATACCAATTTGCTTTTATGAACGCAAGATAAAAAAATAACTTCAGACTCGTTTAGTACGTACCAATAAATATTTTCTCACCAGGTAAAAGGAGTTGATTGTGAGTAAAAAAATTGTGAATAACAAAATTTACTTTTTATTGTTTTTAACCACTATCCTTTTAGCAACTAATTTAATTGCCCAGGACACAAAAATCAGTTCGGATGGCGTCAATTGGCCGAGTTTCCGTGGTATGAATGCCAGTGGTATTGCCGAAAATTACTCGACTCCCACAACCTGGAATGTAGAGAAATCCGAAAATATTAAATGGAAAGTTCCGGTTGAAGGTCTCGGCCATTCCAGTCCTATTATTTGGGGAGATCAAATCTATGTCACAACAACAATTAGCGGGAAAGACAATCCACAATTAAAAGTTGGATTATATGGAAATATTGCCTCGGTTGAAGACGAAACGATTCACAAATGGAAAATTTATGCGATTAATAAAAATAGCGGGGAAATTGTCTGGCAGAATTTAGGATATGAAGGAGTGCCGAGAGTTAAGCGGCATACTAAAGCCACCCATTCAAATTCAACACCGGCAACAGATGGGCGCTATATTGTCACATTCTTTGGTTCCGAAGGTTTATTCTGTTACACGATGGATGGGAAACAGCTTTGGCACAAAGACCTTGGTTTGCTGGATTCCGGTTATTACAAATCTCCAAAAGCTCAATGGGGCTTTGCCAGTTCTCCTGTAATTTATAAAGATAGGGTGATTGTACAATGTGATGTTCAAAAAAATTCGTTTATTGCAGCATTTGATATAAAAACCGGCGACGAGCTTTGGCGCACCGGACGCGATGAGGTTCCTACCTGGGGAACTCCAACTATTCATATTTCACCACAACGATCACAGGTTATCGTGAACGGCTATAAGCATATCGGTGGTTATGATTTAAATAGTGGCAAAGAACTGTGGAAACTCGTCGGCGGTGGAGATATTCCGATACCGACACCCGTCATTGCCCATGACCTGATTTTTATCACCAATGCGCATGGGAGGGCAGCGCCAATGTATGCCATTCGGTTGAATGCAAGCGGCGATATCTCTTTAAATGACGATGCCAGCTCAAACGATTATATTGCCTGGAGTGTACAACGAAATGGCGCTTATATGCAAACGCCCCTGGTTTATGGAAATTATATTTACAGCAGCCGGAATAACGGAGTATTAAAATGCTACAACGCAAAAACAGGGGAGATGATTTATCAAGAACGTATTGGCAGTGGAAAAACCGGTTTTAGCGCTTCCCCGGTAGCAGCGAATGGTAAGCTCTATTTTACCAGTGAGTATGGCGATATTTACGTGCTCCAGGCAGGTCCTGAGTTCAAAGTGCTTGCGATAAATCCGATGGACGAGATATGCATGGCAACGCCGGCAATTTCGGCAGGCGTCCTATATTTCAGAACCCAGAATCATTTGGTTGCAGTGGGGGAGTGAGATTGTTTAACTGAAAATATTCAACGCAGGATCGCAGAGATTAAATAAAAACAAATAATTAAACGAAGATGTTAGTTTTAAATTGTTGATTTTCAATTCTCAATGCAGAAGGTTATTCAGACTGAATTACAAAATGCGAACCTGCATCCACATTCGCAAACTCACTTAACAATTGCTGATATTTTCTTTTTTTCTCGAACCCTTTCAATCTCTTCTTGCAAAGATTCTATCCGGTCTCTCATCACTTCAAAATGATCCCTTTGTGTTTCTTTTTCATCCCTGGCTTCTTCAAAATAGTCTCGATCAGTTTTGAATTTATCCCTGGCTTCTTCATAATAGTCTCGTAAAGATTCTTTTTCATCTCTGGCTTCTACAAACCGATCTCGAATAGTTTCGAATTTATCCCTGGCTTCTTCAAAATGGTCTCGTAAAGATTCTTCATGTTCATGAATTCTTTCCTGATGTTCACTCATACCTTCTTGGTGATCCCTGGCTCGTTCCATGTGTTCCAGGCTGGATTCTCGGT
Coding sequences within it:
- a CDS encoding PQQ-binding-like beta-propeller repeat protein, with amino-acid sequence MSKKIVNNKIYFLLFLTTILLATNLIAQDTKISSDGVNWPSFRGMNASGIAENYSTPTTWNVEKSENIKWKVPVEGLGHSSPIIWGDQIYVTTTISGKDNPQLKVGLYGNIASVEDETIHKWKIYAINKNSGEIVWQNLGYEGVPRVKRHTKATHSNSTPATDGRYIVTFFGSEGLFCYTMDGKQLWHKDLGLLDSGYYKSPKAQWGFASSPVIYKDRVIVQCDVQKNSFIAAFDIKTGDELWRTGRDEVPTWGTPTIHISPQRSQVIVNGYKHIGGYDLNSGKELWKLVGGGDIPIPTPVIAHDLIFITNAHGRAAPMYAIRLNASGDISLNDDASSNDYIAWSVQRNGAYMQTPLVYGNYIYSSRNNGVLKCYNAKTGEMIYQERIGSGKTGFSASPVAANGKLYFTSEYGDIYVLQAGPEFKVLAINPMDEICMATPAISAGVLYFRTQNHLVAVGE